In one Culex quinquefasciatus strain JHB chromosome 2, VPISU_Cqui_1.0_pri_paternal, whole genome shotgun sequence genomic region, the following are encoded:
- the LOC6033778 gene encoding pyruvate carboxylase, mitochondrial isoform X1 — MSMCGAQIALTALKKVPRVRVWSLSKNAYSTQVEYKPIRSVLVANRGEIAIRVFRACNELGIRSVAIYSEQDRQHMHRQKADESYIVGKGLAPVEAYLNIPEIIRVCKENDVDAVHPGYGFLSERSDFAQAVIDAGLRFIGPSPKVVQQMGDKVAARKAAIEAGVPIVPGTDGPVTTKEEALDFCKKHGLPVIFKAAYGGGGRGMRVVRKMEEVEDNFQRASSEAKAAFGNGAMFIERFIERPRHIEVQLLGDKAGNVVHLYERDCSVQRRHQKVVEIAPAPRLAREVRDKMTEYAVKLARHVGYENAGTVEFLCDETGNFFFIEVNARLQVEHTVTEEITGIDLVQSQIRVAEGMTLPELGYTQDKIKTQGYAIQCRVTTEDPANDFQPNTGRLEVFRSGEGMGIRLDSASAYAGAIISPYYDSLLVKIISHASDLQSSAAKMNRALREFRIRGVKTNIPFLLNVLENQKFLNGVLDTYFIDEHPQLFRFAKTKNRAQKLLNYLGEVLVNGPTTPLATKLKPAEVKPHVPQLPLDLSPEALADEEEGRKVTDPPRGFKDILREQGPEGFAKAVRSQKNLLLMDTTFRDAHQSLLATRVRSHDLLKISPYASHKFHNLYALENWGGATFDVALRFLHECPWERLEDMRKQIPNIPFQMLLRGANAVGYTNYPDNVVHKFCELSVQCGMDIFRVFDSLNYLPNLLLGMEAAGNAGGVVEAAISYTGDVSDRTKTKYDLKYYTNLADELVKAGTHVLCIKDMAGLLKPQAAKLLISAIRERHPDVPIHIHTHDTSGAGVASMLACAEAGADVVDVAVDSMSGMTSQPSMGAVVASLQGTPLDTGLNLADVSEYSAYWEQTRTLYAPFECTTTMKSGNADVYLNEIPGGQYTNLQFQAYSLGLGDFFEDVKKAYREANLLLGDIIKVTPSSKVVGDLAQFMVQNHLTAEQVMERAEELSFPKSVIEFLQGAIGTPHGGFPEPFRSRVLKDMPRIEGRPGASLAPLDFDKLKKDLQESHPDVSERDVMSAALYPQVTNDYLNFRDSFGPVDKLDTRVFLTGPKVGEEFEVTIEKGKTLGIKTLAMAEDLTANGEREVFFELNGQLRSVLIRDKEAVKELHIHPKATKGNKDQVGAPMPGSVIEIKVKVGDRVEKGQPLVVLSAMKMEMVVQSPRAGVVKSLDISSGMKLEGEDLLLTLE, encoded by the exons GTGGACGCCGTGCATCCCGG ATATGGTTTCCTTTCCGAGCGTTCGGACTTTGCGCAGGCCGTCATCGATGCAGGTCTCCGCTTTATCGGTCCATCGCCGAAGGTGGTCCAGCAGATGGGTGATAAAGTGGCCGCCCGTAAGGCTGCCATCGAAGCGGGCGTTCCGATCGTACCGGGAACGGACGGTCCCGTTACGACCAAGGAGGAAGCGTTGGACTTTTGTAAGAAGCACGGATTGCCCGTGATCTTCAAGGCAGCTTACGGAGGAGGTGGTCGCGGAATGCGAGTCGTGCGAAAGATGGAAGAGGTCGAGGATAACTTCCAGCGAGCGAGTTCCGAGGCGAAGGCTGCCTTTGGTAATGGTGCCATGTTTATTGAAAGGTTCATCGAACGGCCTAGGCATATTGAGGTGCAACTGCTGGGTGACAAAGCTGGCAATGTGGTTCATCTGTACGAACGTGATTGCTCGGTTCAGCGGCGGCACCAGAAGGTGGTGGAGATCGCTCCGGCACCAAGACTGGCCCGTGAAGTCCGTGACAAGATGACCGAGTACGCTGTCAAGTTGGCCAGACACGTCGGATACGAAAACGCCGGTACCGTGGAGTTCCTCTGTGACGAGACCGGCAACTTCTTCTTCATCGAAGTGAACGCCCGTCTGCAGGTCGAGCACACCGTGACGGAAGAAATCACCGGAATCGATCTCGTTCAGTCCCAGATCCGTGTCGCTGAGGGAATGACGCTGCCAGAGTTGGGATACACCCAGGATAAAATTAAAACTCAGGGCTATGCCATTCAGTGCCGTGTGACCACCGAGGATCCCGCCAACGACTTCCAACCCAACACGGGTCGTCTGGAGGTGTTCCGATCGGGCGAGGGTATGGGCATCCGTCTGGACAGTGCCTCCGCTTACGCCGGTGCCATTATCTCGCCGTACTACGACTCACTGCTGGTCAAGATCATCTCGCACGCTTCCGACCTGCAGTCGTCCGCTGCCAAAATGAACCGTGCCCTGCGTGAGTTCCGTATCCGCGGTGTCAAGACCAACATTCCGTTCCTGTTGAACGTGCTGGAGAACCAAAAGTTCCTCAACGGTGTCCTGGACACTTACTTCATCGACGAGCATCCGCAGCTGTTCCGCTTTGCCAAGACCAAGAATCGTGCCCAAAAACTGCTGAACTACCTCGGAGAGGTGCTGGTCAACGGACCCACCACTCCACTGGCCACGAAGCTGAAGCCGGCGGAAGTGAAACCGCACGTACCTCAACTACCTCTGG ATCTTTCGCCAGAAGCACTTGCTGATGAAGAGGAAGGCAGAAAAG TGACCGACCCGCCCCGTGGATTCAAGGACATCCTGCGCGAGCAAGGTCCCGAGGGCTTCGCCAAGGCCGTCCGGTCCCAGAAGAACCTGCTGCTGATGGACACCACGTTCCGCGATGCGCACCAGTCGCTGCTGGCCACGCGAGTCCGTTCGCACGATCTGCTGAAGATTTCGCCGTACGCGTCGCACAAGTTCCACAACCTGTACGCCCTGGAGAACTGGGGCGGTGCGACCTTCGACGTGGCGCTGCGCTTCCTGCACGAGTGCCCGTGGGAACGGCTGGAGGACATGCGCAAGCAGATTCCGAACATTCCCTTCCAGATGTTGCTGCGCGGTGCCAACGCCGTCGGTTACACCAACTACCCGGACAACGTGGTGCACAAATTCTGTGAACTTTCG GTCCAATGCGGCATGGATATTTTCCGAGTTTTCGACTCGCTGAACTATCTGCCGAACCTGCTGCTGGGCATGGAGGCCGCCGGTAACGCCGGAGGTGTGGTCGAAGCTGCGATCTCCTACACCGGAGATGTGAGCGATCGTACCAAGACCAAGTACGACCTCAAGTACTACACGAACCTGGCCGACGAGCTGGTGAAGGCTGGCACCCACGTACTGTGCATCAAGGACATGGCCGGTCTACTTAAGCCCCAGGCGGCCAA ACTGCTAATCTCGGCGATCCGCGAGAGACACCCAGACGTCCCGATCCACATCCATACGCACGATACTTCCGGAGCTGGAGTCGCCTCGATGTTGGCCTGTGCCGAAGCCGGAGCCGATGTGGTGGACGTGGCCGTTGACTCGATGTCCGGCATGACTTCGCAGCCCAGCATGGGAGCGGTGGTTGCCTCGCTGCAGGGAACTCCTCTGGACACCGGCTTGAACCTGGCCGATGTTAGCGAGTACTCGGCCTACTGGGAACAGACCCGTACCCTGTACGCTCCCTTCGAG tgtacGACTACGATGAAGTCCGGAAACGCCGACGTGTACCTGAACGAAATTCCCGGAGGTCAATACACAAACCTGCAGTTCCAGGCCTACTCGCTGGGTCTGGGAGACTTCTTCGAGGATGTCAAGAAGGCGTACCGGGAGGCTAACCTGCTGCTCGGAGACATCATCAAGGTCACCCCGTCGTCCAAGGTCGTGGGAGATTTGGCTCAGTTCATGGTGCAGAACCATCTGACCGCCGAACAAGTGATGGAACGCGCCGAAGAGCTGTCCTTCCCCAAGTCGGTCATCGAGTTCCTGCAGGGCGCCATCGGTACTCCTCACGGTGGATTCCCGGAACCGTTCCGTTCGCGCGTTCTCAAGGACATGCCACGTATCGAGGGCCGTCCCGGCGCCTCGCTGGCTCCGCTCGACTTTGACAAGCTGAAGAAGGACCTGCAAGAATCTCACCCAGACGTGTCGGAGCGTGACGTCATGTCCGCTGCCCTGTACCCTCAGGTCACGAATGACTACCTCAACTTCAGGGACAGCTTCGGACCCGTCGACAAGCTGGACACCCGCGTGTTCCTCACCGGACCCAAGGTCGGTGAAGAGTTCGAAGTCACCATCGAAAAGGGCAAAACGCTCGGCATCAAAACCCTGGCCATGGCTGAGGATCTCACTGCCAACGGTGAACGGGAGGTGTTCTTCGAACTGAACGGTCAGCTGCGATCGGTGCTCATCCGGGACAAGGAGGCCGTCAAG GAACTCCACATCCACCCCAAGGCCACCAAGGGAAACAAGGACCAGGTTGGTGCTCCGATGCCGGGATCCGTAATTG AAATCAAGGTCAAGGTCGGCGATCGGGTCGAAAAGGGTCAACCGCTGGTGGTTCTGTCCGCGATGAAGATGGAAATGGTGGTCCAATCGCCCCGTGCCGGTGTCGTCAAGTCGCTCGACATCAGCTCCGGCATGAAGCTGGAGGGTGAGGATCTGCTGCTGACGCTGGAGTAA
- the LOC6033778 gene encoding pyruvate carboxylase, mitochondrial isoform X2, with the protein MSMCGAQIALTALKKVPRVRVWSLSKNAYSTQVEYKPIRSVLVANRGEIAIRVFRACNELGIRSVAIYSEQDRQHMHRQKADESYIVGKGLAPVEAYLNIPEIIRVCKENDVDAVHPGYGFLSERSDFAQAVIDAGLRFIGPSPKVVQQMGDKVAARKAAIEAGVPIVPGTDGPVTTKEEALDFCKKHGLPVIFKAAYGGGGRGMRVVRKMEEVEDNFQRASSEAKAAFGNGAMFIERFIERPRHIEVQLLGDKAGNVVHLYERDCSVQRRHQKVVEIAPAPRLAREVRDKMTEYAVKLARHVGYENAGTVEFLCDETGNFFFIEVNARLQVEHTVTEEITGIDLVQSQIRVAEGMTLPELGYTQDKIKTQGYAIQCRVTTEDPANDFQPNTGRLEVFRSGEGMGIRLDSASAYAGAIISPYYDSLLVKIISHASDLQSSAAKMNRALREFRIRGVKTNIPFLLNVLENQKFLNGVLDTYFIDEHPQLFRFAKTKNRAQKLLNYLGEVLVNGPTTPLATKLKPAEVKPHVPQLPLVTDPPRGFKDILREQGPEGFAKAVRSQKNLLLMDTTFRDAHQSLLATRVRSHDLLKISPYASHKFHNLYALENWGGATFDVALRFLHECPWERLEDMRKQIPNIPFQMLLRGANAVGYTNYPDNVVHKFCELSVQCGMDIFRVFDSLNYLPNLLLGMEAAGNAGGVVEAAISYTGDVSDRTKTKYDLKYYTNLADELVKAGTHVLCIKDMAGLLKPQAAKLLISAIRERHPDVPIHIHTHDTSGAGVASMLACAEAGADVVDVAVDSMSGMTSQPSMGAVVASLQGTPLDTGLNLADVSEYSAYWEQTRTLYAPFECTTTMKSGNADVYLNEIPGGQYTNLQFQAYSLGLGDFFEDVKKAYREANLLLGDIIKVTPSSKVVGDLAQFMVQNHLTAEQVMERAEELSFPKSVIEFLQGAIGTPHGGFPEPFRSRVLKDMPRIEGRPGASLAPLDFDKLKKDLQESHPDVSERDVMSAALYPQVTNDYLNFRDSFGPVDKLDTRVFLTGPKVGEEFEVTIEKGKTLGIKTLAMAEDLTANGEREVFFELNGQLRSVLIRDKEAVKELHIHPKATKGNKDQVGAPMPGSVIEIKVKVGDRVEKGQPLVVLSAMKMEMVVQSPRAGVVKSLDISSGMKLEGEDLLLTLE; encoded by the exons GTGGACGCCGTGCATCCCGG ATATGGTTTCCTTTCCGAGCGTTCGGACTTTGCGCAGGCCGTCATCGATGCAGGTCTCCGCTTTATCGGTCCATCGCCGAAGGTGGTCCAGCAGATGGGTGATAAAGTGGCCGCCCGTAAGGCTGCCATCGAAGCGGGCGTTCCGATCGTACCGGGAACGGACGGTCCCGTTACGACCAAGGAGGAAGCGTTGGACTTTTGTAAGAAGCACGGATTGCCCGTGATCTTCAAGGCAGCTTACGGAGGAGGTGGTCGCGGAATGCGAGTCGTGCGAAAGATGGAAGAGGTCGAGGATAACTTCCAGCGAGCGAGTTCCGAGGCGAAGGCTGCCTTTGGTAATGGTGCCATGTTTATTGAAAGGTTCATCGAACGGCCTAGGCATATTGAGGTGCAACTGCTGGGTGACAAAGCTGGCAATGTGGTTCATCTGTACGAACGTGATTGCTCGGTTCAGCGGCGGCACCAGAAGGTGGTGGAGATCGCTCCGGCACCAAGACTGGCCCGTGAAGTCCGTGACAAGATGACCGAGTACGCTGTCAAGTTGGCCAGACACGTCGGATACGAAAACGCCGGTACCGTGGAGTTCCTCTGTGACGAGACCGGCAACTTCTTCTTCATCGAAGTGAACGCCCGTCTGCAGGTCGAGCACACCGTGACGGAAGAAATCACCGGAATCGATCTCGTTCAGTCCCAGATCCGTGTCGCTGAGGGAATGACGCTGCCAGAGTTGGGATACACCCAGGATAAAATTAAAACTCAGGGCTATGCCATTCAGTGCCGTGTGACCACCGAGGATCCCGCCAACGACTTCCAACCCAACACGGGTCGTCTGGAGGTGTTCCGATCGGGCGAGGGTATGGGCATCCGTCTGGACAGTGCCTCCGCTTACGCCGGTGCCATTATCTCGCCGTACTACGACTCACTGCTGGTCAAGATCATCTCGCACGCTTCCGACCTGCAGTCGTCCGCTGCCAAAATGAACCGTGCCCTGCGTGAGTTCCGTATCCGCGGTGTCAAGACCAACATTCCGTTCCTGTTGAACGTGCTGGAGAACCAAAAGTTCCTCAACGGTGTCCTGGACACTTACTTCATCGACGAGCATCCGCAGCTGTTCCGCTTTGCCAAGACCAAGAATCGTGCCCAAAAACTGCTGAACTACCTCGGAGAGGTGCTGGTCAACGGACCCACCACTCCACTGGCCACGAAGCTGAAGCCGGCGGAAGTGAAACCGCACGTACCTCAACTACCTCTGG TGACCGACCCGCCCCGTGGATTCAAGGACATCCTGCGCGAGCAAGGTCCCGAGGGCTTCGCCAAGGCCGTCCGGTCCCAGAAGAACCTGCTGCTGATGGACACCACGTTCCGCGATGCGCACCAGTCGCTGCTGGCCACGCGAGTCCGTTCGCACGATCTGCTGAAGATTTCGCCGTACGCGTCGCACAAGTTCCACAACCTGTACGCCCTGGAGAACTGGGGCGGTGCGACCTTCGACGTGGCGCTGCGCTTCCTGCACGAGTGCCCGTGGGAACGGCTGGAGGACATGCGCAAGCAGATTCCGAACATTCCCTTCCAGATGTTGCTGCGCGGTGCCAACGCCGTCGGTTACACCAACTACCCGGACAACGTGGTGCACAAATTCTGTGAACTTTCG GTCCAATGCGGCATGGATATTTTCCGAGTTTTCGACTCGCTGAACTATCTGCCGAACCTGCTGCTGGGCATGGAGGCCGCCGGTAACGCCGGAGGTGTGGTCGAAGCTGCGATCTCCTACACCGGAGATGTGAGCGATCGTACCAAGACCAAGTACGACCTCAAGTACTACACGAACCTGGCCGACGAGCTGGTGAAGGCTGGCACCCACGTACTGTGCATCAAGGACATGGCCGGTCTACTTAAGCCCCAGGCGGCCAA ACTGCTAATCTCGGCGATCCGCGAGAGACACCCAGACGTCCCGATCCACATCCATACGCACGATACTTCCGGAGCTGGAGTCGCCTCGATGTTGGCCTGTGCCGAAGCCGGAGCCGATGTGGTGGACGTGGCCGTTGACTCGATGTCCGGCATGACTTCGCAGCCCAGCATGGGAGCGGTGGTTGCCTCGCTGCAGGGAACTCCTCTGGACACCGGCTTGAACCTGGCCGATGTTAGCGAGTACTCGGCCTACTGGGAACAGACCCGTACCCTGTACGCTCCCTTCGAG tgtacGACTACGATGAAGTCCGGAAACGCCGACGTGTACCTGAACGAAATTCCCGGAGGTCAATACACAAACCTGCAGTTCCAGGCCTACTCGCTGGGTCTGGGAGACTTCTTCGAGGATGTCAAGAAGGCGTACCGGGAGGCTAACCTGCTGCTCGGAGACATCATCAAGGTCACCCCGTCGTCCAAGGTCGTGGGAGATTTGGCTCAGTTCATGGTGCAGAACCATCTGACCGCCGAACAAGTGATGGAACGCGCCGAAGAGCTGTCCTTCCCCAAGTCGGTCATCGAGTTCCTGCAGGGCGCCATCGGTACTCCTCACGGTGGATTCCCGGAACCGTTCCGTTCGCGCGTTCTCAAGGACATGCCACGTATCGAGGGCCGTCCCGGCGCCTCGCTGGCTCCGCTCGACTTTGACAAGCTGAAGAAGGACCTGCAAGAATCTCACCCAGACGTGTCGGAGCGTGACGTCATGTCCGCTGCCCTGTACCCTCAGGTCACGAATGACTACCTCAACTTCAGGGACAGCTTCGGACCCGTCGACAAGCTGGACACCCGCGTGTTCCTCACCGGACCCAAGGTCGGTGAAGAGTTCGAAGTCACCATCGAAAAGGGCAAAACGCTCGGCATCAAAACCCTGGCCATGGCTGAGGATCTCACTGCCAACGGTGAACGGGAGGTGTTCTTCGAACTGAACGGTCAGCTGCGATCGGTGCTCATCCGGGACAAGGAGGCCGTCAAG GAACTCCACATCCACCCCAAGGCCACCAAGGGAAACAAGGACCAGGTTGGTGCTCCGATGCCGGGATCCGTAATTG AAATCAAGGTCAAGGTCGGCGATCGGGTCGAAAAGGGTCAACCGCTGGTGGTTCTGTCCGCGATGAAGATGGAAATGGTGGTCCAATCGCCCCGTGCCGGTGTCGTCAAGTCGCTCGACATCAGCTCCGGCATGAAGCTGGAGGGTGAGGATCTGCTGCTGACGCTGGAGTAA